ACTTCACCTATTTTTTCGCGTACGAGTTCTTCTTTCAAATTTTTTGCTGTGTCCATTAATTTGTCTATATCTTTGCTTGTCAATTCAACAGTTAAAGGATACCCAAAGATTTCCGAGAGAAAGTCTGTCTGGCCAATTTGGATCTCTGCATCTTCTATTTTCAGAGCAGAGATCTCTCGTAATAGATTTTCTTTATTTTTGATGTACTGTGTCCTCTTACCCGTAAACCAGATATTTATAATGGCTTTGTCTTCACTTGCACTGCCTATTATCTGTGAAAATTCGCTGGTGATACCTATATCAGAATAGACGGCTTGGATCTTGTATTTGTTTTTTCTATCGAGAATGAAATCTTCTATTTGCTTTGCAATCTTTGCTGTTTTTTCGTAACCCGCTTGCTCTTTGGCTTTGACCGTTATCGTCAAGGTATTAGTGGCAAAATCTGGAATGAAGCTCCTTGGTCTGTTCAATAGATAGAAAGCTGAAAATACTACAGCAGCTATTGTGGCTATAAAAACCGATAACTTTTTATCCAAGACTTTATCGAGAGTCTTTTTGTAATGTTCCTTAAAATACTCGAAAAATGATATCTTTTTACTTTTTATCCATCTTGAACCCGCCGGAACGAGTACTCCAGCCACAAGAAGAGATGCGCCAAGAGACAATGAGAGCGTTGCGGCAAAATATTTGAACATAGTTGCGGCAAAACTCTCAGTGAAAAGCAACGGAACAAAAACTATGACCGTTGTAGCAGTAGAGGCAAAGATAGCTCCAAAAACTTCTTTGGTACCCCTTGATGCTGCTTCGTCGTATACCAAACCATCTGATCTATGCCTGTATATATTTTCAAAAACGACAATTGCGTTGTCAACCAACATGCCAACGGCCATCGTTAACCCACCGAGTGTTAGAAGATCGATGTTTATCCTGAACAAATACATCAAGACAATAGCAATTATGAGTGATATGGGAATGCTCAGTGAAACAATCATCATGCTTTTTACATCCAATACGAATATCATGACAACTATCGCAGCTCCGATCAATCCGAGTATAAGGTTTTTCAATAGATTGCTGATAGCCTTCTCGGTGTACAGAGATTGATCTACCAATGTGGAATATGATACCTTTAGTTCATCGAGGAGTTTTTTCACTTGTCTGACGCTGTTTACAGTATTTGCCCCAGCTCTCTTTCTAATTGAAATGACACTTGACTTTTCACCATCAACCCTTACCAATCCCCTTACTTGTTCATCCACAACTTGTATATCTGCGATTTGTCCTAATCTCACCGGTACAAGGAGTCTTGGCATCTGTCCGCTCATTGCCATCTGATATGAAAGTCCACGAAAACCGACTATCGCATTCTTCAGATCGTTGATATCTTTAAATCTCCCATCAACTGTGACAGTATAGACACTTCCCTTTTCGTCCTTGAGTTGTCCCATCGGATAGACAAAATTGCCAGCCAGAAAGGTATCGAGCAACGTGAGATCTAACCCAAGATCTCTTGCTTTTTGTTGATCTATCGTTACCTTTACTATCTTCTTCGGTTCTCCTAAATTTTCCACCCCTGATACATCTGGTAGACGTTTGATCTTGTCAATGAATGAATTGGGATCTTCAGTCGTTGCAAAAACAAAAACGGGAAGTATCGATGGATCAAATTCAACGACGGTCGGCTTGACCTGTTCTGGCAGTTCTGTTTGAGCAATATTGAGATATCTTTCAAGCCTTGAAGAAGCAGTGAGTACATCAACACCCCATTCGTACTCCACGAGAATCAAAGAAAGACCTGGTTGGGAGATGGATGTAAAATTCTTCACACCGGGTACCGTCGCAATGACTTTTTCAATTGGTATTGTTACGAGTTGTTCTATTTCTTCAGTTCCCATACCCATGTAGGTTGCAAAAACTGCGGCATATGGATATTCAAGCTGAGGTAATAGTTCCATGTGCAATTTTCTAAGCGCGATGATTCCGATCACTGAAATAGCCAAAAGGAGCATCAATATGGCGATAGGTCTTCTTGCAGATTCTTTGGCGATATTCACTTTTCCACCTCCCGGCTACAGCTATTTCAATTTCCCACCACACAATTCTATGACTATCTCTGCCCAGACCATGTTTAGGTCTATTACGTTGAATCTCTGACTCTTCGCAACTACCGGAAGTTCTGTACAACCCAAAAGAACGCTACCACCAAGAGATGGTTCTACATTTTCATACCAAATTTTCTCGGCTTTGGAAAGCTCTCCTGCTTTTACGGAATAGATTATTTGCATCAGATGATCCTGTATCTTTGAATTTGGGATGTGTAAGATCATTCCGACTTTTTGTGCTGCTTTTTGATAAACACCGCTTTTTATTAGTCCTTTTGTTCCTGTTAACCAAGCTTCACCGATTCCTTTTTTTCTGAGTCTTTCCACGGCGAGTTCTGGTAGACTGAGTACTGGTATGTTGCTTTGCTCTTGCACTTTCTCAAGGAAGGCATGTGCTGTATTACAAATGAAAACAGCAAAATCCGCACCAGCCATTTCAAGCCTTTTTACAGAGTCAACGAGATACGGTGTTGGATCCTCTCCACCATGAAGTAGTGCCGTTGTTCTATCGGGTACCGCCGTGTTGAAATCAACTACCATCCTGATGTGATCTTGGTCTTTTTCTGCCTTTGTGCGTTCAACGACTTTTTGTAGAAAATCTACTGTTGAAAGTGATCCCATACCACCTACAATCCCAGCTACTTTCATTTTCCCACCTCTTTTTATTTATTATTTATAAACCGCTGGTGTACAAAAACTTATCTTGTTTCCTTCGATCTCAAAAACCACCTCTGCATAATAAGCGACATGTCTTGATTGCGGTGGTTCAACATGAATTGAGTATATACCTTTCTCTGGTAGAACTGGTAATCTTATCCAGAGTGAACCCCTAAAATCTGTTTTGTCTGAAACAGCTCTGTTGACGTATACTTCTTTGATCTGAGGACAATCTTTGATGGTTATCTCATCTTTCTGTATTGAGAATTCAAAATTAGGCAATTTATCTGTTATTACAAGTTTAAGAAAAATCGATGCGTTATCAACAACGTATGGAATATTTTTAATACCATGCTTGTTGTTTGGAACATAGAGAATGTAACTCTTTCCAGGTAGATCAAAAAAATAAAGGTTGGCTGAATATATAGTCCAGTATTCGTCGTTTGTGGCGTTGATTATATACTTAGGCATAGTGAGCCTGTCTCTATAGGTATAAGGATCGACCATCCTAAGGAGATCTTGACCTTCTTGCGTGTGTATCATTTCAGGTAGACCTCGTTTTACATAAGGTGAAATGCTCTCACTGTAATTTTCATACATCTTCAGTTGTTGTTCGAATTGTTTTGGAAAATTCAGGTTGTCAAAGACTATAGGCGCTATGGCAAAAACACGGCTGTCAACCACTGCTGTAAGCCAAGTAGTCCAACCTCTTTTTGATGCACCAGTTACAAAAAACCGTTTCACATTAAACAATTGTTCGATCACATCCATTGCTCCCACAGCCGATGTAGTCATTGGAAACAAAAGTGGCAAAGTAGGGTCCTTTGTCTTGGTGTAATGTAAAAATGTATGTGCTATCAGATCGTCTTCTCTCAAATTGTAAATGGGCTGATTTGGTATATCTCCAAGGACTGCAAAAACACAGGAAAACTTTTCTGCAATCCAGAGATAATCTTCGACATCTTTTGATTTTGTGGGATCGAAATCTCCTGTAATGAACAAGACTGCTACATCACTGAATGTAATCTGACTTGGCTGGACGATCAAAAGATCATGAACCCAACGTATATCTTGCCAAGTTTGGCTTTCGAATATAACGTGAGTTATCTTCATTCCAGTATCTGTTATCTTTTCGGAATAGATTTCGTATTTAACATCTTTGTGATTGATCACGTAATTTTCCAACTCTTGAGAAAAAGATATGATCGCAATTGCTACAAGAAAAAACACAAAAGTTTTTTTCATATCAACACCTCCCTCGTATAAATTATCACACAAGGGAGGGGTAGGTTTTACTTTTGCTTGAAAGAAAAAACAACACACACAGCAGGTAAGATGAACTGATCAAAGTCCTCCAATTTTGCCATATATGTCAGAGTAAAAGCATCATTGCCCAAAAGAACGTGTGATTGTAAACATTTATAGAAAGTACCTTTTGAAGAAAATTGAAAGATTCTCCAATAGAATTCTTCCCCTTGAACCAGATTTTTGCCATTCGAGAATTCTTTGTAATCAGAAAGATTGATGAGTGAATTTTTCTCGACTGATTTTGCATATTCTTGAGTGTCCATTTTCTTTGTCAGTTCCTCACGAACTATTTGAATATACCCTGCTTTGTTATCCTGAACGGCTATGAACGAGCCTATCTCACCTTGGATTGGTTTTATAACTTCAAAAGGTTCGATCAAATTCACCGAATACCTGAATTCCTCGTTCAAATATTCCTGTTTGATCGAGGCAGTTTTGACACTACTCATCGACAGCAATGCAGGAACAAGGTATTTGTGAAAATCCTCTTGCGTTGAATAATAAGTCATGACATAACCTCTTTGAAACTTGATAAAAATAATCTGAAAGGCTTCTGATTTTGTACCAGAAATATTGAGTGAGAATCTTCTATAGAAAATCTGTAGATCATCGATTTTGGTTAACCCTGCGGCTGTTTCCTCTGCTCCAACGAGTTGTATCCCTATCAATTTTGAAAAAGTCACCAAGTCCGTTGATTGAGTAAGATTGACGGATAATACTTGCAATACAGAATTACTCGTCAGGACTCTGAATGATCCTATTTCATTTGGATTTGTTGGTTTAACCATGATAAAGGGATCATAGACAGTTAAAGCAAGATCGCCATTTGGAGAAAAATAAAGTGTTTGGCTAAACAAAGAAAGAGAGAAAATAGTTATTAACATTACTAAAAGCCTCATCCAATCACCATCCTTAGATCATTATACACAATACCACAAATAGTGTATAATAATCACTATGAAAATGTCTATAAAAAAGATCGTGCTGATTTTGTTGGTGATTGTGTCTATTTCTGTACAGGCAAAGGTGATAATCTTTCTATATCATCGCTTTGATGATGCTCGATATCCATCGACAAGTACATGGACAGGCGAGCTTGAAAATCACATTCGCATTGTTAAAGAACTCGGTCTTGAGATTTGGACAGTGAAAGACCTTGAGAATTATATCTATGGAAAAAGGAAGATGACAAAAGATGCCGTTGTTTTCACAATAGACGATGGTTATCGTTCGGTCTACGATAGCGCATATGAGATTTTCAAAAAACACAACGTTCCTTTTTGTGTCTTTCTTCAAGTTGGTGCTGTAGGATATCCAGATTATCTAACCTGGGAAATGATCAATGAAATGATCAAGAACGGTGTGGAATTTGCAAACCATTCTTTTAGTCACTCAGATTTTCCTTCACTGTTGTCTAAGATGAATAAGGAACAAATGCTCGAGTATTTCAGATCAGATCTCCAAAAGGCTCAGCGAGTCTTCAAAGAGAAAACAGGTAAAACTACGAATTATTATGCGTACCCTTATGGGCATTATATTCCAGAAATGATCGATGTATTGAAACAAGAAGGTTTTACACTCGGTTTTACCCAAAATCCTGGCCCTTATGATCTGAGCTATGGGATCTTTGAAATACCAAGAGAACCACTGCTTGAAGATTGGGCAAGCGAAAAACACCTGAAGTATATCTTGAACAGGGAACCTCTTGTGACAGAAAGTTTGTCATTCGTGTTACAAAATGGTATACTAACAGTAAAAGCAAAGATAACAGTTCCAAAGGAGGTGAAGTACGCGACCCTGTACGTGTCCGAAAAAGGCATAATTAAAAGTCATCTCAAAGATAGTGAAATCTTTGGTGAGACTGCACTGACAAAAATGTACAACAGAGTCATGATCAGTGCTAATGACGGTAAAAAAGAATATCTAAGATACCATCTAATCTTTAACGCACAGGGTGAGTGAGTCTATAAACAGAGGTGATCAAGTTGAAAAAGATGATAATGATTCTCGCACTCACTGTTCTTTTTGTGACTGTTCCGAAATTCACCTTTGAGTTGGTGAGTTATTTTGAAAACTTCGAGACAGAAGAAGATCAGGTTGTTGAGCTTGGATTTGATAGTTACAAAGATCTTTTGGAGTTTTTCGAAAAGATAGGATATGACCTTGGTAAAAAAGAAGTTCCAGCGGTTATCTTGAAGAACTTACCAAAAGACATGAACCAGATAAAAGACGTCCAGTTGAAAAAAGATTTATTTGTCAAGATAATGTTGCCGATAATATTGAAGGTGAACGAGGAGATCAAACAAGAAAGAGAAAAAATCATGAAATTGACAAATGACAGTCAGGAACTCCAACATTATCTGGCAAAGTATAAAGCAAAGACAAAACAAGAACTCCTTGAGAAAGTCGATGTGATACCAGTAGAGATCGCTTTAGCTCAAGCGGCAATAGAATCGGCATGGGGAACTTCAAGGTTTGCGATCGAAGCGAATAATATTTTCGGAGAATGGACCTTCAGTCCAGGAAATGGAGTTGTACCAAGAGAACGCCCCGATGATGAAGTATACGAAGTCAGAAGGTTTCGAGATTTATTGAGTTCGATGAGAAGTTATGCTTACAATCTGAATGTATCACCGTTTTACAAAGAGTTCAGAGCCATCAGAGCCGGTAAGATCAAAAAACCTATCGAGGAAGGTTTGTTGTACTATTCTCAAAGGCGTGAAAAATATATTCAAGAAATTAAAATTATCATGACCAACAATAAATTCACAGAACTCAAAGAACACAAGGCTTATCCAATCCAGATTGCTTTGATATCAGGAATGAGTTTGATAAAATAACGTAACTCAAGTGGAACAAACTGTTGATCTTTGAAAATTATAGTATAGTATAATGTTCTTGAAAATTGAAAAGGAGGGATTTTTATAAGGAAAGGTTTCACATTGATCGAATTGTTGATCGTCTTGGCAGTTATGGCCGCCTTGATGGCTATTGCAACTCCTATCGCACTTAATGCAGTTGCTCGAGCAAATGTAATGAGAGTAGCAAGTAATATGAGAAACATCAAAAGCGCCATTGAAAGTTACGTAAGTATTGAAAGGCCATCCGATACATCAGGGCTCGATCTCGATATAGACGACTTAGTAGATTCAGGTTATCTGTCCGCAAACCCAGGTAACGAATACGAGATGAAGGTAGATAACGCCAATTGGGCTACAAAAGGTGAAGTCATTGTGACGATTTCTTACACAGGAAATGATGTTGATACGACTAAACTCCAAGAAGCTTATCCAGATGTCAAAATCGTTAATAATACACCCACAATTACCCTTACTCTTAGAAAATGGTGGTAAGATCTGTTGAAAGACAATACCCAGCAGGGATTGCCTGCTGGGTTTATTTTTCTATGGAGTAAAAATCACTCTCGAGTCTTTCTAAGGATTTTGTCATTTCCTGGTTCATCATTTCCACTTTTTTCTTCAGTGTTTTGGTGATTTTTTCAATCTTTTTAATCATCTCAAGTGCTGGTTTTTTCCCTGGTCCTCCGGCTATTTTTCTGACCTTGACGAAATGTTCTGGTGATAATATTTTCTCAACCTGTTTTTGGTTTAAGGTGAGTTTCATGCCACATATTTTTTCAAAACTTTGATTCAAGGCATCGTATCTCATATTAGATCTCACATACTCAGAGACAACTGTATGCGCTTGACGAAAGCTGATATTGAATCTCCTAACAAGTTCATCTGCCAACTCCGTTGTTGTTGCACCCGTTTTCAAGGAGAGTTCTTTCACCCTTGTTTGATCAACATCAACCTTTTGCACAGTCTCCTTGACCAAAGTTAGTGCTTCTTTTGCTGTTTTCATTCCTTCCAAGAATTTGAACAACACAAAATCCCCATTTTCATTGATATCTTGATATGGTGTATTAACAAAAGTTTTTTCAGTCATGTCAAAGATTCCATGTGCTATGTTCGCTCTTATCCTGATGTGTTCAAGTATCACGGGATTTCTTTTCTGTGGCATTATGCTACTTATTTGAACAACTTCATCTGGAAACTGAAAGATCCCAACTTCACAAGAAGATTTGTGGATAAATTCCTGGGTGAATCTTGTTAAATCGTTCATCAATATTCTCAGACAACTCGAAGGAAATGTGATCCAATGTGAAGTCGCAATGGCTCTGTAGGAGTTTTCCACAGGTTCTGAAAAACCTAAATATTCGCTTACCATATCTCTGTCTATGGGAAAACCCGTTGTAGTTATTGCACCTGAACCCATAGGACAGATGTTCACAATTTGTATTGATCTAATTAGATTCTCTAAAACATCAAGAAAATCGAATGCATAGGCAAGTAAATAATGTGTAAAACTCGATACCTGAGCCGGTTGACCATGGGTATAGAGCAAGATGAGAGTTTCAAGATTGTCTTTTGCTTTTTGAACAATTACATTTATCACATCGATCAATTGGTGTGCGAACTCCATCAATTCATCACGAATGCACATTCTAAAGATAGTCGTATCTATGTCATTTCTACTCCTTGCCGTATGAAGAAATCCTGCTTTTTCAATACCGACCACTTCCGATAACTTTTTTTCTATCAAAAACACCAGATCTTCTGTTTGTTCTGGGAGCTTTTCTTCTATCTTTTCAACTTCGATTTTTTTCAAAGTCTTTGCTATCTCAACACATATCTGTTGTGGTACTATCTTTGTTTTCTTTAACATCAACAAATGAGCCTTGTTCAATCGCATGTAGTATCTTACGAGTTTTTTCCAATTTTCAAAAGAACTGTCCAACACTATTTCTTTGTAGATCTCTGAAAATCTCATTTGATCAACCCCAATATTTCAGCGATGTTTTTATACAGGACACGATCGATTTCATCATCACTGTAACCAACATCAACCATAGCTCTCACTTGCTCATCCAAATATGCCTTACAAAAACCACGTGGAAACCAGCTCGAGTCAGTGCCAAAGATTATTCTCTCTGGACCAATCGTCTCTCTGTATTTTCTAAACAATGTTTCAAGATTGAGTTCATAAGGCATCCATCTCATCCACTGATTTGAACCACTCGTGTCGATGTAGACATTCGAACATGCCCAGCAAAGATTCAACGTCTCAAAGACATATCCACAACCAAAATGCGGCACGATGAACTTTATTTTCTTGAACTGTTTTGCAACATCGTGAATGATCAGAGGGTTTATATTCACATGATAAGCAATACCACCAGCGGCACCCATGATGCCAAAGTGTATCAACACCGGTATTTCATACGAATTTGCGACCTCCCAAATTGGATAAAGTGATTTGTCATTCAGTGGTATGTTTACCGCAGGTCCTAAGATTTTGTATCCCTTAAGACCGTTTTTGAGACATTCCTCAAGTTCTTGTGCAGCACCTTCTTTAGATGGATCGTGATGGGCATATCCTATGAATTTGTTTGGATGTTTAGAAATAAGCTTTAACATATTCTCGTTGCCATTCGCAGTTACAAAGACCACTTTGTCAATAGAGTAATCTAAAGTTTCTTTGTACCAGAGCCGAGAGAGTTCATCAAAATCGTCTATTTTTACTGGCTCTGGAAAGTTCCATGCCTTGAGCCATCTTTCTTTCTCTTTTTTTATCCATGGGTCTGCCACTGATTTTATAAGAGAACCAATTGGAAAATGAACATGAGAATCTATCAATCTCATTTTGATCATCCTTTCAATCCAGAGAGCATTATTCCCCTGATGATCTGTTTTTGAAATATCAGAAAAACAATTATCAATGGAATAGTTGAGATGGTCGCTCCAGTCATAATGAGTTCCCAGTGCATCAAGTTCTCACTCGAGAAATAAGCCAAACCTACGGGTAATGTGTACATCTTTGGTTTGGAAGAAACTATGAGTGGCCACAAAAATGCATTCCAATTTCCTATGAAATTCAAGATTGCCAATGATGCCAATGCAGGTTTGACAAGTGGTAGAGCTATCTTATAGAAAATTCCGAACTCAGAAACACCATCGATTCTCGCTGCATCTAAAAGGTCATCTGGTATCGTTTCCATGAACTGTCTCATCAAAAAGATTCCAAAGGCAGTTATCATGCCTGGAAACATGATACCCCAATATGTATCGATCCAACCCAACTTCGATGACATTATGTACCAAGGTATTATGAGCATTTCTGTTGGAATCATCAAAGTGCTTAGAATGAAGATAAAGATGATATTTCTCCCTGGAAAGCGATATTTGGCTATCGTGTAACCCACAAGAGAATCAAAAAACAAAACAGAAAAAGTGGTTGATAAAGCTACAAGTAGGCTATTTAAAAACCAATTCGGAAAGAGCGAAGAACCCATTATCTGTTTATAGTTATCCAATGTCGGATTTTTCGGAAACAAATATGGCCTGTATATTTCTCTGAAGGGTTTTAAAGACGATAAAACCATCCAGACAAAAGGAAAAATCATGACAACTATCAATGCCGTTAGAACAACGTAACTGACCACCTTGATAACCTTTTCTGATTTGGTCATCTTACCACCTCAGTATTGGATCTTTCTGTTTAAAACCTTTAGCTGTACCACAGTTATTCCAAGTATTATGAGAAAAAGTACAACAGTTGCGGCAGTGGCCATTCCCATATCAAATGATTTAAATGCCTTTTGATATATATAGAGAACCAACGGTTTGGTTGAATTTAAAGGACCTCCCGAACCTTGATCACTCATGTTGTATACTTGTGTGAATATCCTCAAAAACATTATTGTTTCCATCACCGACAAGAAGACAATTACCGGGTTTAGCAATGGAAGAGTTATTTTGAATAACAATTGCCTTCGGTTTGCACCATCAACCTTCGCGGCTTCCAGATATTCCTTGGGTATACTCTGAAGACCAGCAAGAAAAATGATCACACAATAACCAACTTCAATCCAAACAGTTGTTGTAACTATAGAAGGCAGAGCTTCAGTTGTACTCATCAAAAAATTTCTGACGGGTAGACCAAAGAAATTCAAAAAGTTGTTTATTATACCCGTCGGTGGTTTTTGATACATCCATCTCCAGACCCAACTTGTCGCAACAAGAGGTGTGATGTATGGCATGACATAGATCAATCTATAAAACCCCTGAAGCTTCGTGATATTGTTAAGTAAAAGTGCAAGTATTAACGAGAGAATTATCACACTCGGTACACCATACAGTACATATTTCAACGTGTTCAACAAAGAGATTCTAAAAACAGAGTCTTTAAAGATGTTCACATAATTCGACAGACCGACAAAGTGTTTAACCGGCGATATTATGTTCCAGTCAGTGAAACTGATGTAAAACGCAGATATCATGGGATAAAAACGTATAAATGCGAAAAAAGTAAGAGGCACTAAAAGAAACAAATACGCAGTTAAGATCTTCTTGTGTCTGAGCTTCATGTTTTCACCTCAAAGGGGCGCGACCAAAGTCGCGCCCATATTTCATCTACCAACTGATTTCCAGAACTTATCCAACACAGCTTGTTCAGTCTGAGCAGACTCCTTGAAAGCTTGTTCGGGAGAGATACCCTTTAGCCAAACTTTGTCTACAGCATCCATCATGACTTGTCTTTGTGCCGTTTCATCGACAAACATGGTTGCGTGTGCATACTCAAGGCCCTTCAAAAATGGTCCATAAATTGGATCGTTGTAGTATTTTTGTGCCACGGTTGGATTTGCTGGGAGCTCTCCAACCCTGTCAAGCCATATTTCCATCACTTTGTCGCTCGACAGGAATTTTATAAACTTTATGGCTGCATCTAATTTCTCTCCTGTTGCATTCTTGGTTATACCGTTCGCCCAGAAGGATGCAAAATTCGACTTGATGCCATTGTATTCAGGTAATTCAGCAACACCGAAATTGATACCAGCTTTTTTCAAAGATGCAATTCTGAATGACCCATCGATGTTCATCGCAGCTGCCTGAGATGTAAAAGCAGTGATGTCATCGTTCATAAAGCCAGGATAGCCAACTTTGTGAACGGTTATGAGATCTGTGTAGAATTTCAGCGCCGCAGGAACATTTTGATAGGTTACTTTTGTATAGTCATCGTTGTATGGTGCACCACCAAATTGCCTGGTCAGGACTTCCCTTATCCAGTGATGCCCTTGTCCAGATGGCTGTGTTGCCAATCCTGCTTGAACTATATTGCCTTGCTTGTCGTATTTTGTGAGTTTCTTTGCCATTTCAACAAGTTCCTGCAATGTCCTTGGAGGCTTTTCTGGGTCCAAACCAGCTTCTTTGAAAAGGTCTTTGTTCCAAAATAATGCCAAACTTCTCACAGCTATTGGCAGAGCATAACGTTCTCCCATGAATTCAACGCCTTTTGGAACAAAAGAAAAGAAATTCTTTGCGAAATACTCATCGGAAAATTCACTCTTTGGGAGAGGTTGTAGATAACCCGATGTGACATATTTTGGTATCCATCCATAATAGAGGTTCACCACATCGGGACCTGTTCCCGCAGGAACAGAAGCTGCAACCTTTTCGTTGAAGGTCTCGTAAGGGAAAGTCACGTGTTCAACTTCGATATCTGGGTAGAGTTTTTGAAATTCTTTGATCAGTTCATCGATTGCCTTAACTTTTGTCTCAAAATAATACTGCCAATAAACGATCTTCACTTTTGCGAAAACTGAAACAGAAACAATTAGCAAAACCGCCAAAAAAACCAGCAAATACCTCTTCACGATAACACCTCCTCATATGATGAAAGTACTTTTTTGTACCATGTATATAGCACCCAAACAAACTCCTAAATCCGCAAGAGAGGCTTTTGTAAAGAAAAGACCTTCGAGGATTTCTCTGGGCGTGACATTTTCGAGCACCGGTAAGATTCTCTTGATGATTCTTTCATATTGATTGTACCCTATCCCACCCCCAATCACGACAATGTCTGGGTTGAGAAGACAGACTGCATTCGAAATTGCCAAAGCAAGGTGTTCACAAGCTTCATCAAGGATCTTACTGAAGTTGAGATCTGAATCACTCAGCTCGAAAAAATCCTTCACGGTTATCTTAGAAAAATTTTTCTCCAAGATTTTTTCAAATGAATATCCCGAGAACCACCTTTCTAATCTGCCAAAAGGTAAATCATGGCTATCTTCTTTGGACCAATCGGTTATCATGTAACCAATTTCTCCTGCCATTCCGTTGCTGCCCTCGTAAAGGTTGCCATCGATGATCATCCCAGCACCAGTTCCCGTTCCAAGTGAAATCATCAGAACATTTTTATGTCCTTTTGCTGCTCCCTTCCACATCTCACCGAGCGCATTCAGAGTTACATCGTTTCCAACGAAAATTGGCATTCTGATCATTTTCTGAAGGTCTTCTTTTAATGGTAAATTTCTCAATTCGAAGGCAGGCATATAATTCACAAAACCATTCCTTGAATCCACAGTACCAGGGACACCTATACCTATTCCCAAGATTTTGTCGA
The DNA window shown above is from Thermotoga profunda AZM34c06 and carries:
- a CDS encoding efflux RND transporter permease subunit; amino-acid sequence: MNIAKESARRPIAILMLLLAISVIGIIALRKLHMELLPQLEYPYAAVFATYMGMGTEEIEQLVTIPIEKVIATVPGVKNFTSISQPGLSLILVEYEWGVDVLTASSRLERYLNIAQTELPEQVKPTVVEFDPSILPVFVFATTEDPNSFIDKIKRLPDVSGVENLGEPKKIVKVTIDQQKARDLGLDLTLLDTFLAGNFVYPMGQLKDEKGSVYTVTVDGRFKDINDLKNAIVGFRGLSYQMAMSGQMPRLLVPVRLGQIADIQVVDEQVRGLVRVDGEKSSVISIRKRAGANTVNSVRQVKKLLDELKVSYSTLVDQSLYTEKAISNLLKNLILGLIGAAIVVMIFVLDVKSMMIVSLSIPISLIIAIVLMYLFRINIDLLTLGGLTMAVGMLVDNAIVVFENIYRHRSDGLVYDEAASRGTKEVFGAIFASTATTVIVFVPLLFTESFAATMFKYFAATLSLSLGASLLVAGVLVPAGSRWIKSKKISFFEYFKEHYKKTLDKVLDKKLSVFIATIAAVVFSAFYLLNRPRSFIPDFATNTLTITVKAKEQAGYEKTAKIAKQIEDFILDRKNKYKIQAVYSDIGITSEFSQIIGSASEDKAIINIWFTGKRTQYIKNKENLLREISALKIEDAEIQIGQTDFLSEIFGYPLTVELTSKDIDKLMDTAKNLKEELVREKIGEVAIRGEATVETILVNIERSKSIFSGLVPGQLFMDLQYYTVGKQFGTLNTDYGILPIYIKLGEMEKVDDIQQILFKNMRGQELPLNAVSQIGKKTTLGSISHKNGQRVVYVDIVKSPYTVSQLTNLVQKVIDKLDTSGVNYSLGGQKTSLDVLLREFRTIIIVAALLVYMLLSAQFESLTIPFIIFTTVPVVVIALALVMMIFGYVLNLPVLVGTLTLVGVVVNNAIVMIAFIQQRLDRERPLRQTIVESAALRLRPILMTTLTTVIALLPVALSAGEGSELESPIAWTIIFGLGITTLFALFAVPALVEIFVVVKHEKRRKDQQFQAEK
- the cuyB gene encoding cysteate racemase — encoded protein: MKVAGIVGGMGSLSTVDFLQKVVERTKAEKDQDHIRMVVDFNTAVPDRTTALLHGGEDPTPYLVDSVKRLEMAGADFAVFICNTAHAFLEKVQEQSNIPVLSLPELAVERLRKKGIGEAWLTGTKGLIKSGVYQKAAQKVGMILHIPNSKIQDHLMQIIYSVKAGELSKAEKIWYENVEPSLGGSVLLGCTELPVVAKSQRFNVIDLNMVWAEIVIELCGGKLK
- a CDS encoding PhoPQ-activated protein PqaA family protein, coding for MKKTFVFFLVAIAIISFSQELENYVINHKDVKYEIYSEKITDTGMKITHVIFESQTWQDIRWVHDLLIVQPSQITFSDVAVLFITGDFDPTKSKDVEDYLWIAEKFSCVFAVLGDIPNQPIYNLREDDLIAHTFLHYTKTKDPTLPLLFPMTTSAVGAMDVIEQLFNVKRFFVTGASKRGWTTWLTAVVDSRVFAIAPIVFDNLNFPKQFEQQLKMYENYSESISPYVKRGLPEMIHTQEGQDLLRMVDPYTYRDRLTMPKYIINATNDEYWTIYSANLYFFDLPGKSYILYVPNNKHGIKNIPYVVDNASIFLKLVITDKLPNFEFSIQKDEITIKDCPQIKEVYVNRAVSDKTDFRGSLWIRLPVLPEKGIYSIHVEPPQSRHVAYYAEVVFEIEGNKISFCTPAVYK
- a CDS encoding polysaccharide deacetylase family protein, coding for MKMSIKKIVLILLVIVSISVQAKVIIFLYHRFDDARYPSTSTWTGELENHIRIVKELGLEIWTVKDLENYIYGKRKMTKDAVVFTIDDGYRSVYDSAYEIFKKHNVPFCVFLQVGAVGYPDYLTWEMINEMIKNGVEFANHSFSHSDFPSLLSKMNKEQMLEYFRSDLQKAQRVFKEKTGKTTNYYAYPYGHYIPEMIDVLKQEGFTLGFTQNPGPYDLSYGIFEIPREPLLEDWASEKHLKYILNREPLVTESLSFVLQNGILTVKAKITVPKEVKYATLYVSEKGIIKSHLKDSEIFGETALTKMYNRVMISANDGKKEYLRYHLIFNAQGE
- a CDS encoding glucosaminidase domain-containing protein; the protein is MIMILALTVLFVTVPKFTFELVSYFENFETEEDQVVELGFDSYKDLLEFFEKIGYDLGKKEVPAVILKNLPKDMNQIKDVQLKKDLFVKIMLPIILKVNEEIKQEREKIMKLTNDSQELQHYLAKYKAKTKQELLEKVDVIPVEIALAQAAIESAWGTSRFAIEANNIFGEWTFSPGNGVVPRERPDDEVYEVRRFRDLLSSMRSYAYNLNVSPFYKEFRAIRAGKIKKPIEEGLLYYSQRREKYIQEIKIIMTNNKFTELKEHKAYPIQIALISGMSLIK